Proteins from a genomic interval of Scomber japonicus isolate fScoJap1 chromosome 10, fScoJap1.pri, whole genome shotgun sequence:
- the LOC128366233 gene encoding forkhead box protein O3-like has translation MKVGELMSKGECLKIEFQVISVQFHLIYHTVSFVSLQNSIRHNLSLHTRFIRVQNEGTGKSSWWMLNPDGGKMGKAPRRRAVSMDNSTKYLKSKGRIRGKRVGRPGVGAGSAVVGLQGSPDHGSPPRKGLPVAGGTSGTDGEFDAWTELHSRASSSASTLSGRLSPILAEGEPEEPEEGGLSCSASPHLYPSPTSARSPSMGAGNRCPPLEQLPQLANLTGAISLDEQLMEDGYHHHHPQQQHQQHPAVGRHKHQTPVYHYSSGVKGQNSYGVSVYGAAGMGMLRHHSPMQTIQENKPASFSGTMRAYSSTNALQSLLTGGSAGQQYCAKDMMLGQERESHPMMGQACNGVSSNHHTHHPGHHNGHSHSHNGPLSHSSTHNHNRTHNHTPTHNHNNVTNHNSPHSLTRNGHNLSQSHNHTPPGAPALTPRGNSNQLQTYNHKAPYLYSPPSHAHLPASTTLPPNPAGMLGMPQDSCHVATAPHPHPRHNHYPDPQHQGMANGLFHHGQGMGGSTGNNNYHGYHQQHPHERLPADLDIDMFHGSLDCDMESILLHDILDSGEEMDFNFDCSLAQGVGIGMGMGMGVTVGMGMGMSGLAGPQQAHSNQSWVPG, from the exons atgaaagtggGAGAATTGATGTCCAAAGGAGAGTGTCTCAAGATAGAGTTTCAGGTCATTTCAG TgcaatttcatttaatttatcaCACTGTCTCTTTTGTCTCTCTGCAGAACTCCATCCGTCACAACTTGTCCCTCCACACGCGTTTCATTCGGGTGCAGAATGAAGGGACAGGGAAGAGCTCCTGGTGGATGCTGAACCCAGATGGAGGGAAGATGGGCAAGGCCCCACGCCGACGAGCAGTCTCCATGGACAACAGCACTAAATATCTAAAGAGCAAAGGCCGCATTAGGGGCAAGAGGGTTGGACGTCCTGGGGTAGGAGCTGGGTCTGCTGTTGTGGGGCTCCAGGGTTCCCCTGACCATGGCAGCCCACCACGTAAAGGCCTCCCAGTTGCTGGAGGTACATCCGGGACAGATGGAGAGTTTGATGCCTGGACAGAACTTCACTCGAGGGCCAGTTCATCAGCCTCCACCCTGAGTGGGCGTCTGTCACCCATCCTCGCTGAGGGAGAACCAGAGGAACCAGAGGAGGGAGGCCTGTCTTGTTCCGCCTCACCCCATCTCTACCCCTCACCGACCAGTGCCCGGTCTCCATCCATGGGGGCAGGGAATCGTTGTCCTCCCCTTGAGCAGTTGCCTCAGCTGGCTAACCTGACAGGTGCCATCAGTCTTGATGAACAGCTGATGGAGGATGgttatcatcaccatcacccacAGCAACAACACCAACAGCATCCTGCTGTTGGGAGACATAAGCACCAAACCCCTGTCTACCATTACAGCTCTGGAGTGAAGGGGCAGAACTCCTATGGCGTAAGTGTGTATGGTGCAGCAGGAATGGGGATGCTGCGCCACCACTCACCCATGCAGACCATTCAGGAGAACAAGCCAGCCAGTTTTTCCGGAACCATGCGGGCATACTCCAGCACCAATGCCCTGCAGAGTCTGCTAACAGGGGGGTCAGCTGGGCAGCAATACTGTGCCAAGGACATGATGCTGGGACAGGAGCGAGAGAGCCATCCCATGATGGGCCAAGCTTGTAATGGAGTAAGCTCCAACCATCACACCCACCACCCTGGACACCACAATGGTCACAGCCACAGCCACAATGGACCTCTTAGTCACAGCTCAACCCATAACCATAACAGAACTCACAACCATACTCCTACTCATAATCACAACAATGTAACCAACCACAACTCACCTCACAGCCTCACTCGCAACGGTCACAACCTCAGCCAGAGCCATAACCACACACCACCCGGGGCACCAGCCCTGACCCCACGTGGCAACAGCAACCAGCTGCAGACCTACAACCACAAAGCTCCCTACCTGTACAGTCCCCCATCACATGCCCACCTCCCTGCCTCCACCACCCTGCCCCCAAACCCAGCAGGTATGCTTGGCATGCCCCAGGACTCATGTCATGTAGCCACTGCTCCACACCCACACCCCCGTCACAATCATTACCCTGACCCACAACACCAAGGCATGGCAAATGGACTGTTCCACCATGGCCAGGGGATGGGGGGCAGTACTGGAAATAACAATTACCATGGCTATCATCAACAGCACCCCCATGAGAGACTACCAGCTGACCTGGACATTGACATGTTCCATGGCAGCTTGGACTGTGATATGGAGTCCATCCTCCTCCATGACATTTTGGACTCTGGGGAGGAGATGGACTTTAACTTTGACTGCTCCCTAGCTCAGGGTGTGGGCATTGGAATGGGGATGGGCATGGGCGTGACTGTGGGCATGGGAATGGGGATGAGCGGACTTGCTGGTCCACAGCAAGCTCATAGCAACCAGAGCTGGGTTCCTGGCTGA